From Methanosarcina lacustris Z-7289, one genomic window encodes:
- a CDS encoding VOC family protein yields MKILQTLSRLYVKDLKPALEFYEELLGTPAAMRFEIPQINLELAQIGDILLIAGSDEALKPFKNTQATFLVDSLDEFRAFLEENGAKIIRGPDKVPTGRNMTVRHPDGSVIEYVEHSKNG; encoded by the coding sequence ATGAAAATCCTTCAAACCCTCTCCCGCCTCTACGTAAAAGACCTAAAACCAGCCCTCGAATTCTACGAAGAACTACTCGGCACTCCCGCAGCCATGCGTTTTGAAATCCCACAAATCAACCTGGAACTGGCTCAGATAGGAGACATTTTGCTAATAGCCGGCTCGGATGAAGCTCTGAAACCCTTCAAAAACACGCAGGCTACATTTCTTGTTGATTCTCTCGATGAGTTCAGGGCTTTTCTGGAAGAAAATGGAGCAAAAATTATCCGGGGACCGGATAAGGTTCCGACCGGCAGGAATATGACAGTAAGGCATCCTGACGGATCGGTAATAGAATATGTGGAACACTCGAAAAATGGGTGA
- a CDS encoding tetratricopeptide repeat protein, whose product MGNNQIEELLKIVVEYLQSEEGNLSGAVDIAVKFSTKNSISSDLLLAQSSLCGSKGFHELAYVLAKTAANSSTGSTKASAHCTSGLASYFMGRPEEAEEQYKLALETDPKHVNTHINYGNLLSEMGRPEEAEEQYKLALETDPKHVATHYNYGNLLLEMGRPEEAEEQYKLALKTDPKHVATHYNYGIFLKQMGRLEEAEEQYKLALETDPNDVATHYNYGNLLKQMGRPEEAEEQYKLALETDPKHVATHYNYGNLLKQMGRREEAEEQYKVAIELDPKKPNSHGAYGLLLLSKNLESKAKEEMKIASRLFGENGDRVKEHLSLAWLYEEFANKYYNLENYIKSGEYAEISGSEYIKAGKQAGDKFKSTSLTKGYTLKGRAKIRKLEIKNPFYKDVFKRIWNRESYEVEKFTKIIDCIMDASRCYEKAAESSPKDNQLCNACSISMSCLSEMLDYMLAVIKQKKTPKLEDKLKNWNEKMAVAKSVYKKHSKGEIFIESLYKLMGCIQNLDKYKKHGTREYGRAFEECRKELSEIANNIEGPLQKIIEESAKQMDLCRFKIIPYAGTETGYIRKSSKLSQFSKWILDPKKRIITGIAGIAGIILTVIISHYNEYLFSLMQKFVSILFSYL is encoded by the coding sequence ATGGGAAATAATCAGATCGAAGAACTCCTAAAAATTGTAGTTGAATACCTGCAATCTGAAGAAGGAAATCTTAGTGGTGCAGTTGATATTGCAGTAAAATTTTCAACAAAAAACTCGATATCTTCTGACCTTTTATTAGCTCAAAGCAGTCTTTGTGGGTCGAAGGGGTTCCATGAATTAGCATACGTACTTGCAAAGACTGCTGCAAACTCATCCACGGGGTCTACAAAAGCAAGTGCTCATTGTACTTCTGGATTAGCTTCTTATTTCATGGGGCGGCCGGAAGAGGCAGAAGAACAGTATAAGCTTGCCCTGGAAACTGACCCAAAACATGTGAACACTCACATAAATTACGGAAATCTCCTTTCTGAAATGGGGCGGCCGGAAGAGGCAGAAGAACAGTATAAGCTTGCCCTGGAAACTGACCCAAAACATGTAGCTACTCACTACAATTACGGAAATCTCCTTTTAGAAATGGGGCGGCCGGAAGAGGCAGAAGAACAGTATAAGCTTGCCCTGAAAACTGACCCAAAACATGTAGCTACTCACTACAATTACGGAATTTTCCTTAAACAAATGGGGCGGCTGGAAGAAGCAGAAGAACAGTATAAGCTTGCCCTGGAAACTGACCCAAATGATGTAGCTACTCACTACAATTACGGAAATCTCCTTAAACAAATGGGGCGGCCGGAAGAGGCAGAAGAACAGTATAAGCTTGCCCTGGAAACTGACCCAAAACATGTAGCTACTCACTACAATTACGGAAATCTCCTTAAACAAATGGGGCGCAGGGAAGAAGCAGAAGAACAGTATAAAGTTGCAATTGAATTAGATCCCAAAAAACCAAATAGCCACGGTGCTTACGGTTTACTTCTCCTCTCCAAAAATTTAGAATCGAAAGCCAAAGAGGAAATGAAGATCGCATCTCGTTTATTCGGAGAAAATGGAGACAGGGTTAAGGAACATCTTTCTCTGGCATGGCTTTACGAAGAATTTGCCAATAAATATTATAATTTAGAAAATTATATCAAAAGTGGAGAATATGCTGAGATCTCTGGTAGCGAATATATCAAGGCTGGTAAACAGGCAGGAGATAAATTTAAGAGCACTTCTTTGACCAAAGGGTACACGCTTAAAGGAAGAGCTAAAATTCGGAAGCTTGAGATTAAAAATCCTTTTTATAAAGATGTATTTAAGAGAATCTGGAACAGGGAGTCTTATGAGGTTGAAAAATTCACGAAAATCATTGATTGTATAATGGATGCCTCCAGATGCTATGAAAAAGCAGCCGAATCGTCTCCAAAAGATAATCAATTATGTAATGCCTGTTCAATTTCAATGTCGTGTCTTTCGGAAATGCTCGACTATATGCTTGCAGTTATAAAGCAGAAAAAAACACCTAAGCTTGAAGATAAATTAAAAAATTGGAATGAAAAAATGGCAGTTGCCAAAAGTGTTTATAAAAAGCATAGTAAAGGAGAAATCTTTATCGAATCTCTTTATAAATTAATGGGATGCATACAGAATCTGGACAAATACAAAAAACATGGGACTAGAGAGTATGGAAGAGCTTTTGAGGAGTGTCGCAAAGAATTAAGTGAAATAGCAAATAATATAGAAGGTCCTCTCCAGAAAATAATTGAAGAGTCAGCAAAACAAATGGATCTATGTCGGTTCAAAATAATACCTTATGCAGGTACTGAAACTGGCTATATACGTAAATCCAGTAAATTATCTCAATTTTCAAAGTGGATTTTAGATCCTAAGAAGAGAATTATAACTGGAATAGCTGGAATAGCTGGAATTATTCTTACAGTTATCATTAGCCATTATAATGAATATCTCTTTTCTCTAATGCAAAAATTTGTAAGCATACTTTTCAGTTACCTATGA
- a CDS encoding sulfite exporter TauE/SafE family protein, translated as MTPTEPLYLCILVLTGAFTGIISGLLGVGGGFIMSPIQYWLLQETGMQPDLAIRAALGTSLFVILINAIFVTLKYHQKRAVLWKQATIMGVSGLIASFGGAAVASELSASTLSTIFGVVIILGALKTYSTPAVKEKTEIISNPVAYIFAGILIGFFSGLLGIGGGVIGIPIMLVFLHFDMRKAIGTSAAIMIFTSFGGSAGYIINGWGQTGLPSYSLGYINLLNWLLLVVPGFLAARKGADVAHLVNPEYLKHLFVLLMIYVGLEMIGVI; from the coding sequence ATGACTCCTACAGAACCCCTTTATCTTTGTATCCTCGTCCTCACAGGTGCTTTTACGGGCATTATTTCAGGTCTGCTGGGTGTGGGAGGAGGCTTTATTATGTCTCCTATCCAGTACTGGCTTTTGCAGGAAACCGGAATGCAGCCAGACCTGGCTATAAGAGCAGCTCTCGGGACAAGCCTCTTCGTGATCTTGATTAACGCCATATTTGTTACCCTGAAATATCATCAAAAGAGAGCAGTGCTCTGGAAGCAGGCTACGATTATGGGAGTATCCGGATTAATTGCCAGTTTCGGAGGAGCAGCGGTAGCTTCTGAACTATCTGCCTCTACACTGAGTACAATTTTCGGAGTTGTGATCATACTGGGAGCTCTGAAAACTTATAGCACGCCTGCTGTAAAGGAAAAGACTGAAATTATCTCCAATCCGGTAGCTTATATTTTTGCCGGTATCCTTATAGGCTTTTTTTCAGGACTTCTTGGAATCGGGGGAGGAGTAATTGGAATTCCAATCATGCTTGTGTTTCTGCATTTTGACATGAGAAAAGCCATTGGGACCTCGGCAGCAATAATGATCTTTACCTCTTTTGGAGGGTCAGCCGGATACATAATCAACGGATGGGGGCAAACAGGGCTTCCTTCTTATTCTCTTGGATATATCAATCTCCTTAACTGGCTTTTACTTGTAGTTCCGGGGTTTCTTGCAGCAAGAAAAGGAGCAGATGTTGCCCATCTGGTAAACCCGGAATATTTAAAACACCTTTTTGTACTTCTGATGATCTATGTAGGGCTGGAAATGATAGGAGTTATTTGA
- a CDS encoding ABC transporter permease — protein MYELKIALRQVLSRKKQTLFAILAVALAVAVITVMMAMLSGFQDELVTSSIENTPHIVINPQNENEEFIHLYRHTSALIAEKEGVIAVSPKYLGQAALEYRNNAKGVSLQGVDPVAEENVMRVNKDVVEGDLMTLVHTRYGILLGDKLAENLEVHVGDRLDAVFPGSKTTSFKVIGLVHTGTAADEVTAYARLDSVQDFFNEPGVVSIIGVRVADPYQADIIAASIEGETGLDAVSWNEANAEILNLLDTQMVFVNVFYLLIYGIAGFGIANTLITIVAQRTREIGILKAMGASQKSIMVVFLFQSVVLGAIGLVIGTVLGYIVTVALQSYKIEVPQEMYFGLQTLPLEVKPLNFVYAAFFAFIVNIISGIYPARKAAKLDPVTAIESA, from the coding sequence ATGTATGAACTGAAAATTGCTTTGAGGCAGGTATTATCCAGGAAAAAACAGACCCTTTTTGCCATACTTGCTGTTGCTCTGGCAGTCGCCGTGATCACGGTAATGATGGCAATGCTTTCTGGTTTTCAGGATGAACTTGTAACCTCAAGTATTGAAAACACTCCGCATATCGTTATTAATCCTCAAAATGAAAACGAAGAGTTCATCCACCTTTACAGGCATACATCTGCCCTGATTGCTGAAAAGGAAGGAGTTATAGCCGTATCCCCCAAATACCTGGGCCAGGCGGCTCTCGAATACAGGAACAATGCCAAAGGGGTTTCCCTTCAGGGAGTTGACCCTGTGGCTGAAGAGAATGTTATGAGGGTGAATAAGGATGTTGTAGAAGGGGACCTCATGACCCTTGTCCACACAAGGTACGGGATTCTTCTCGGGGATAAACTTGCGGAAAACCTTGAGGTCCATGTGGGAGACAGGTTGGACGCTGTTTTTCCGGGCTCGAAAACAACTTCTTTTAAGGTTATAGGCCTGGTTCATACCGGCACTGCTGCAGACGAGGTAACAGCATATGCAAGGCTGGATTCGGTGCAGGACTTTTTTAACGAACCCGGAGTTGTGAGCATTATTGGGGTCAGAGTTGCAGACCCCTACCAGGCAGACATCATTGCAGCTTCGATTGAAGGAGAAACCGGGCTTGATGCCGTAAGCTGGAACGAAGCAAATGCTGAAATCCTCAACCTCCTGGATACCCAGATGGTCTTTGTAAATGTCTTCTATCTCCTGATCTACGGGATAGCAGGTTTCGGGATTGCAAATACCCTGATCACCATTGTTGCCCAGAGGACCAGGGAAATCGGCATTCTGAAAGCGATGGGGGCTTCTCAAAAAAGCATAATGGTTGTCTTTCTTTTCCAGTCAGTGGTCCTCGGAGCCATTGGACTGGTTATCGGCACTGTTCTCGGTTACATTGTGACCGTTGCCCTGCAGAGCTATAAAATCGAAGTCCCTCAAGAAATGTATTTCGGGCTTCAGACCCTTCCCCTTGAGGTAAAGCCCCTTAATTTTGTATATGCTGCGTTTTTTGCTTTCATAGTCAATATAATTTCAGGCATCTACCCTGCAAGGAAAGCTGCAAAACTAGACCCTGTAACAGCTATTGAAAGCGCCTGA
- a CDS encoding APC family permease, whose product MTELGKTITLGQGLGLAICMLIGTGILALPGLALDAGSVHEAVLGWFLISLLAVPLIQICARLGLKFPSTSGLAGYAEEAVGPWGGYAVSYLVGGSFFFGLPAVALIGSEYMGKLFTLSEAGVALFAILLVTLMLLSNLAGMRAISLINYMALAVLFLLISLLIGFNLDFFGSGVGIAREVVNGSGNVDLNKVWKVPALLFWAFLGWENLSFSLGEIKDPEKNVPLLYWLSFVLVTSIYILLALISAGASASGVPLQGAAGLSGLVLFTPGGDLLVWLMVIVVAANACSWNFTASRLLYAGGRKGIFPAAFGKLSKRDIPVSGLVGLYVLSIILIIGSYFFKVPVSAMILLVNQNFVFLYAFIIVAYWKTETGWRKWVFSALSLVSLSFLVSGFTWEVIYPVFLIGFGYYRFLGKKRQLKKQLKTLPSGKDLPLCED is encoded by the coding sequence ATGACTGAACTTGGAAAAACAATTACCCTCGGACAGGGACTGGGGCTTGCGATCTGTATGCTCATAGGGACAGGAATACTGGCGCTGCCAGGCCTGGCGCTTGATGCTGGCAGTGTCCATGAGGCTGTCCTCGGTTGGTTCCTGATTTCTCTTCTCGCAGTCCCTCTTATCCAGATCTGCGCTCGCCTTGGCTTGAAATTCCCTTCAACTTCCGGGCTTGCCGGCTATGCCGAAGAAGCAGTGGGTCCGTGGGGTGGGTATGCTGTCTCCTACCTTGTCGGCGGGTCTTTCTTTTTCGGGCTTCCTGCTGTTGCACTTATCGGAAGCGAGTATATGGGAAAACTCTTTACCCTCTCCGAAGCAGGTGTGGCCCTTTTTGCAATTCTCCTCGTAACCCTGATGCTCCTCTCAAACCTTGCCGGAATGAGGGCTATTTCCCTTATAAATTACATGGCCCTTGCTGTGCTTTTTCTGTTAATAAGCCTGCTTATCGGCTTCAACCTGGACTTTTTCGGCTCAGGCGTGGGGATTGCAAGGGAAGTCGTAAACGGGAGTGGAAACGTAGACCTGAACAAGGTCTGGAAGGTTCCAGCTCTCCTTTTCTGGGCCTTTCTGGGCTGGGAAAACCTCTCCTTTTCCCTGGGAGAAATTAAGGACCCTGAGAAAAACGTACCTCTCCTCTACTGGCTGAGTTTTGTCCTGGTGACTTCTATCTACATCCTCCTTGCCCTTATCAGTGCAGGAGCCAGCGCTTCAGGCGTCCCTCTTCAGGGGGCTGCCGGCCTTTCAGGACTTGTCCTCTTTACACCGGGAGGGGACTTGCTGGTATGGCTAATGGTGATAGTGGTTGCAGCAAATGCATGTTCCTGGAACTTTACGGCAAGCCGCCTGCTTTATGCCGGAGGCAGGAAAGGCATTTTTCCTGCAGCTTTCGGAAAGCTCTCAAAGAGGGACATTCCCGTGTCCGGCCTTGTCGGGCTATATGTTTTGTCCATTATCCTGATTATAGGAAGCTATTTCTTCAAAGTCCCGGTTTCAGCTATGATCCTGCTCGTAAACCAGAACTTTGTCTTCCTCTATGCCTTTATCATAGTTGCCTACTGGAAGACTGAGACCGGCTGGAGGAAATGGGTCTTTTCGGCGCTTTCGCTTGTATCCCTGAGCTTTCTGGTCTCCGGCTTTACATGGGAGGTGATTTATCCGGTCTTTCTTATCGGGTTCGGATATTACAGGTTTCTCGGAAAAAAGAGACAGTTAAAAAAACAGTTGAAAACCCTGCCTTCTGGAAAGGACCTTCCTTTATGTGAAGACTGA
- a CDS encoding APC family permease: MTELKKTVTLGRGIVLAILMVIGSGLLGLPGLVADVGTVQEVVFGWLLIILAAIPLIQICARLGKKFPFSGGLFHYAREAVGEWGGYAVTALVCGSFILGEPAVALIGGEYLQHLFDLPDFGAHLLAFLIITVMAFITVAGVKLVSFFNYAAVAVLLVLIAALTFYNFNFFSSGLAFSIQALGDGLSAILGMNFEAFDPYNIWKISALLFWAFLGWENMSFGLGELQNPEKNVRRVFWLSFGLVIFIYLMLAITSIGADAAGVPFSGASGLVELVKFTPPGNLLIWLMAVVIVANVTCWNFASSRLVYSSGKEKVLPAYLGKLSKKGQPIASILSIYTAFVLVLLGTYVFKVPVSSLLMLVNQNFLFLYGFILLSYWKTETGWRRWVYSGLSLLSLSFLVSGFTWRILYSVALMGLGYYGFVRKTRKGDKEKKAAYTAYSDL; the protein is encoded by the coding sequence ATGACCGAACTTAAAAAAACAGTTACTTTGGGGCGTGGAATTGTTCTGGCCATCCTCATGGTTATAGGCTCGGGGCTCCTCGGCCTGCCCGGGCTGGTTGCGGATGTAGGGACAGTGCAGGAAGTAGTTTTCGGCTGGCTCCTGATTATTCTGGCAGCAATTCCCCTTATTCAGATCTGCGCAAGGCTCGGGAAGAAATTCCCCTTTTCAGGGGGCCTTTTCCATTATGCCCGTGAGGCTGTAGGAGAGTGGGGAGGATATGCAGTAACTGCTCTTGTCTGCGGTTCCTTTATTCTGGGAGAACCTGCGGTTGCCCTCATTGGAGGCGAATACCTGCAGCACCTTTTTGACCTGCCTGATTTTGGAGCCCATTTACTGGCTTTTCTAATCATCACGGTCATGGCCTTTATAACGGTTGCCGGGGTCAAGCTGGTCTCCTTTTTTAACTACGCAGCCGTGGCTGTATTGCTGGTCCTGATTGCAGCCCTTACTTTCTATAATTTTAATTTTTTTTCTTCAGGACTCGCGTTTTCAATCCAGGCTCTTGGAGACGGTTTATCCGCTATTCTGGGGATGAATTTTGAAGCTTTTGACCCTTATAATATCTGGAAAATTTCTGCCCTTCTCTTCTGGGCTTTCCTGGGCTGGGAAAATATGTCCTTTGGCCTTGGAGAACTCCAGAACCCGGAAAAAAATGTCCGGAGGGTTTTCTGGCTCAGTTTCGGCCTGGTAATTTTCATTTACCTGATGCTGGCAATCACAAGTATAGGGGCTGATGCAGCCGGAGTTCCTTTTTCCGGAGCGTCCGGCCTTGTGGAACTCGTTAAGTTTACACCGCCAGGGAATCTGCTCATCTGGCTGATGGCAGTGGTTATCGTGGCTAATGTAACCTGCTGGAACTTTGCTTCAAGCCGCCTTGTCTACTCATCCGGGAAAGAAAAAGTGCTTCCGGCTTACCTGGGGAAACTTTCAAAAAAAGGACAGCCCATTGCAAGCATCCTGAGTATATATACGGCTTTCGTACTGGTGCTCCTGGGGACTTATGTGTTTAAGGTCCCGGTTTCTTCTCTGCTCATGCTCGTAAACCAGAATTTTCTCTTTCTTTACGGCTTTATCCTGCTCTCATACTGGAAGACAGAAACTGGATGGAGGCGCTGGGTCTACTCAGGACTTTCCCTCCTTTCCCTCTCCTTCCTGGTTTCAGGGTTCACCTGGAGAATTCTCTATTCCGTCGCCCTTATGGGGCTTGGGTATTACGGGTTTGTGAGAAAAACCAGAAAGGGCGATAAGGAGAAAAAAGCTGCTTATACAGCTTATTCAGACCTTTAA
- a CDS encoding Mov34/MPN/PAD-1 family protein: MQIKGIARDTLDFILEASRSMAPEEFAGLLQEQDGIITEVLILPGTESSDSNAVLRLYMMPNVKAAGSVHSHPGPNRRPSKADLHLFSKTGNCHIIAGRPYDRESWTCYDREGNIRELPVLDVEFEEEEEF, encoded by the coding sequence ATGCAGATTAAAGGAATTGCCCGTGATACTCTTGATTTTATCCTTGAAGCTAGCAGGTCAATGGCTCCTGAAGAGTTTGCCGGGCTTTTGCAGGAGCAGGATGGAATAATTACTGAGGTGCTTATCCTGCCCGGAACCGAGTCAAGCGACTCAAATGCAGTTCTCAGACTCTACATGATGCCTAATGTCAAAGCCGCAGGTTCGGTCCACAGCCATCCAGGACCAAATAGAAGGCCCTCAAAAGCTGACCTGCACCTATTTTCAAAAACAGGAAACTGCCACATTATAGCAGGCCGCCCATACGACAGGGAGAGCTGGACCTGCTACGACAGGGAAGGAAATATCAGGGAACTTCCTGTCCTTGATGTAGAATTCGAAGAAGAAGAGGAGTTTTGA
- a CDS encoding phytoene desaturase family protein, producing the protein MKKYDVIVVGAGVSGLLAALTLSKHGKKVLVLEKERYLGGNCNSYMVDGYQVDTGAHAITHLIEGPLLMLMDNYFDFLPVFEDYGHYYVRTENAFTKVPSNLKDFVTFDVLPRKDRLILSQALTKALTLSSFGVDLSDQSVYDFLPKNLCKDTYDFVDTISGFLSGKSMRETSAQRILSGSSFVRDSITQEQFDAMIGKIEPKKRQSAESILSSILPYHLHASLQARMDRVSQPFTSLERLATNKVNYSQGYPRKGLKALLNAILYSLPETVKIKKECEVKSILVQDGKITGVEADEIYSADLVIYTGFATELPRLVKDLPLAYNEDLKGIVHTKSLTVWLGLKEELPEFNYTGSEIWFKDFAYWAMPISNYDHSLAPKGRQLVGFSFVIDKDQAEEHELKKAYDTIFRALPNIEKYIDMQHEQIMIPEKAAVTIDGKFADIRTPVKNLYIAGTDTDKRSMGITRASYSIIELLKILNEDGNLH; encoded by the coding sequence ATGAAAAAATACGATGTAATTGTTGTCGGGGCTGGCGTAAGCGGGCTTCTGGCTGCGCTGACGCTTTCTAAGCATGGAAAGAAAGTCCTTGTTCTTGAGAAAGAACGGTATCTTGGGGGAAACTGCAACAGCTACATGGTAGACGGGTATCAGGTGGATACCGGAGCACATGCAATAACCCATCTTATTGAAGGTCCCCTTCTGATGCTGATGGATAATTACTTTGATTTCCTGCCTGTATTTGAGGACTATGGGCACTACTATGTCAGGACAGAAAATGCTTTTACCAAAGTCCCTTCGAACCTGAAGGACTTCGTAACTTTTGATGTGCTTCCGAGAAAAGACAGGCTTATCCTTTCACAGGCCCTTACGAAAGCCCTTACCCTTTCATCCTTCGGAGTGGACCTTTCGGACCAGTCGGTTTACGACTTCCTCCCAAAAAATCTTTGCAAAGATACATATGACTTTGTTGATACGATTTCAGGTTTTCTTTCTGGCAAGTCAATGAGAGAAACCTCTGCCCAGCGTATTCTTTCTGGCAGCAGTTTTGTCAGGGACAGCATTACGCAGGAGCAGTTTGATGCCATGATCGGAAAGATCGAGCCGAAAAAACGCCAGTCTGCCGAGTCTATTCTTTCTTCGATCCTTCCATATCATCTACATGCTTCTCTGCAGGCCCGAATGGACAGAGTTTCCCAGCCCTTTACATCCCTTGAACGGCTTGCTACAAACAAGGTTAATTATTCCCAGGGATATCCAAGAAAAGGGTTGAAAGCCCTGCTAAATGCCATCCTGTACTCTCTTCCGGAAACAGTGAAAATAAAAAAAGAGTGCGAGGTAAAAAGCATCCTGGTGCAGGATGGAAAGATCACAGGTGTGGAAGCTGATGAAATCTATTCAGCCGATCTTGTAATCTATACAGGTTTTGCAACTGAGCTCCCACGGCTTGTAAAGGACCTGCCACTGGCTTATAACGAAGATCTTAAAGGAATCGTGCACACTAAAAGTTTGACTGTCTGGCTTGGTTTGAAGGAAGAGCTTCCGGAGTTCAACTATACAGGTTCTGAAATCTGGTTTAAGGACTTTGCCTACTGGGCAATGCCCATCAGCAACTATGACCATTCCCTTGCCCCAAAAGGCAGGCAACTTGTAGGTTTTTCCTTCGTAATAGACAAGGATCAGGCTGAAGAACACGAGCTCAAAAAAGCCTATGACACTATTTTCCGTGCTCTTCCAAATATAGAAAAATACATCGATATGCAGCACGAACAGATTATGATCCCAGAAAAAGCCGCAGTCACAATTGACGGAAAATTTGCGGATATCCGGACTCCTGTCAAAAATCTCTACATCGCAGGCACGGATACGGACAAACGCAGCATGGGAATTACCAGGGCATCGTACTCGATAATCGAGCTCTTAAAAATCCTCAATGAGGATGGAAACCTCCATTAA
- a CDS encoding CDGSH iron-sulfur domain-containing protein gives MVSQTDEKKPSIKVIKDGPYLVRDLKNFRNSKDVSIETKPVMALCRCGKSENKPFCDGAHSKIGFSGEKEEDRTSDKVKDYIGKKITIHYNRGVCVHAESCVKGSSSVFRKDKRPWIDPDAADPEEIKKIIQSCPSGALSYSIEGVLYKDFPRPPEITICKDSFYKVVGNIELEDSDGSVPESKEHYTLCRCGDSKNKPFCDGTHWQTKFKDEKN, from the coding sequence ATGGTTTCACAAACCGATGAAAAGAAACCTTCAATAAAAGTCATAAAAGACGGCCCGTATCTTGTCAGAGATCTGAAGAACTTCAGAAATTCAAAAGATGTCTCCATTGAAACAAAGCCGGTAATGGCCCTTTGCAGATGCGGAAAATCAGAGAATAAACCCTTTTGCGATGGGGCGCATTCAAAGATAGGTTTTTCGGGAGAAAAGGAAGAAGACCGGACGTCTGACAAAGTAAAGGATTACATAGGCAAGAAGATTACCATTCACTACAACAGAGGAGTCTGCGTCCATGCCGAATCTTGCGTTAAAGGCTCATCTTCCGTTTTCAGGAAAGATAAAAGACCATGGATCGATCCGGACGCTGCGGACCCTGAGGAGATTAAGAAAATAATCCAGAGCTGCCCATCCGGAGCCCTGAGTTATTCCATAGAAGGAGTTCTTTATAAGGACTTCCCACGCCCTCCTGAAATTACTATTTGCAAGGACAGTTTCTATAAAGTTGTTGGGAATATCGAACTTGAAGACTCTGACGGTTCGGTCCCGGAATCTAAAGAGCATTACACCCTCTGCCGCTGTGGAGATTCAAAGAACAAACCGTTTTGTGACGGGACGCACTGGCAGACCAAATTCAAAGATGAAAAGAACTGA
- a CDS encoding SET domain-containing protein, which yields MSLVSVKDAPGKGRGVFAQRNLKKDEVIETCPVIVLPPEEINNLELTQLYNYYFAWGTDSKAAAIALGYGSLYNHSYTPNAKYQKDFEKGLLKYVCIKDIQKNEEITINYNCDPEDKTPVWFAVASRN from the coding sequence ATGTCATTGGTAAGTGTTAAAGACGCACCTGGAAAAGGTAGAGGCGTATTTGCACAGAGAAATCTAAAAAAAGATGAAGTAATAGAAACCTGCCCCGTTATCGTTCTTCCTCCCGAAGAAATAAATAATCTTGAGCTTACCCAGCTTTATAACTACTACTTCGCATGGGGAACCGATTCAAAAGCAGCAGCGATTGCTCTGGGCTATGGGTCTCTTTACAACCACTCTTATACCCCAAATGCAAAATACCAGAAAGACTTCGAAAAAGGCCTTTTGAAATACGTCTGTATAAAAGATATCCAAAAAAATGAGGAAATCACCATAAACTATAACTGTGACCCTGAAGACAAAACCCCTGTCTGGTTTGCTGTTGCGAGCCGGAACTGA